Genomic window (Oryzias latipes chromosome 17, ASM223467v1):
ACTCTGCAGACAGATCTGCTGCAAATAATACTCCTTATGTCACGCTCAAggttaaaggaaaaaaggattATCCTATTTCCGGTGATGGTCAACTTTACCTGCCAACAAAGTTCTCCAGCACGGAGCTCTTTCCTGCGCTTTGACCGCCGACCACCGCGATCTGCGGCAAGTCCAGGTTGCAGGCTTGGCCAATGGAGGTGAAGGCATCCTGCAGCTTGTTGACCAACGGGATCAGCTCTTCCATGCCACGATTTCCCATGGTGCCTTTAGTTGGAGGACTTGGGATCAGCAAGTGGAGGGAGGGGGATGTGGCGCTGCTATATTAATCCAGGGCTTCAGTGGCGGCTGTTGGTGTAGGGAAGCCTCCTAGCCGCGCATTGCCCCGAGCCAGTGGGTCGGAGCgactgtgcagaaaaaaataaagtgatgaaaaaaggacatattatttattttgttggacCTCTCATTCTGAAACAGACGCGCAACAGACGAGCAATGGAGCGCACGTAGCCTTCGCTGTCAAGGGCATTTGGCAAGCGAGGCTCCACAGGCTCCATGTCTCCACAGCGTCCAGCGCTAAATCACATTCAATACATGCGCATACGTGCGGGGCTGATTTAATGCCCCAAGACGAAAACTGCGCAGGCAAAACGCGCAGCGGGGAATGCGGCGTGGTGTTGCTGGCACCTCACCCCGCCTCAGGATCCTTCTGCTGTTCTCAGAATGACGGTCCCGGTCGCTGTCCAGTGCTGAACCGACGCGCAGATCAAAGCAGCAAAGACGAGCGCCAAGCAACCGCGCACGATTCCACAAGCACCGCCTGCTCCGGCGGCGCAGATGCTCTCCGCGCGTAAAAGAAACAGCGCGTTCTCCTGCGGGAGGGAGGGGGTTCGCTTGAATTTCAAAGTGTTCTTATTCCGAACAGAAATTCGTCTTGGACAGATTAATCATTCACCCACCATCCCCACccctttcctctttttctccgATGTAATTGCCAGGCTGCGCCTCGCTGCTACGACGAACCGACGCGGCGGTAGACCAATGGGAACGAGGGGATTGGAACGGAGGAGGGGAGAGGCGACGCAGCATTGGCTGCCCAGGTACAAGTTAGGCTTACCTGAACCCGCCCCCTGTTTACATACACGCCATCACGGCCGTCGTGAGTCATGCGGCACGGCTGCGCATCGCTGcaaaggaagaagaggaggatgcGCGCCCTCCCAGATCCCCGCATAGGGCAGCTGCCGTCAATTCTCCCGACATTTCACGTAGGACACGGCCATAGCAGTCACGCCATGTCACTTTGCGCATCACAATCACTGTTAGACACTGCAGCCGTGCGGCCTGTAACGGGGTAGATCATGTCTGCAAAGCTTATGGTGGCTGGGAGGGAGGGATGACGCCTGGTCCTTGGTTGTCACTGCAGGCGGAGGCTGGTGGATGCGCTCATGCGGAATGTTCTGTGCCACTCTGTCTTAACCTCTCACGGGTCAACATCTGCGCCTGTGGGAGATGCGCTTTCATCCAACGACGCCAAGGTCAACACGTCATCAAAAACAGTTCACTGTGTGTGAAAGGGGGGATCAGGTTCAGCTGTgcgggaaaagaaaacaaatgttgttgGTATTTACCCTTGTCATCGTGGACAGGCCTCAGACCTGACGACGCATGCGCGTTGAGCACTAGATGGCAGCAAACAGTAGACTAAACACAATCCTATAAACAAataagatatttatttttttttgtatttaacttGGATTTTTAATAGAACTATTACAATTGTTTACAAACCAAAAGGTCGCATACAAGAGAAAATCATCTTTCTCTTtaggcttttcccatcaggggtcgccacagcaaatcatccttttccacctcactctgtcatggacatcttctaccctaacattagctaacttcatgtcctctgttaagacatccatatatctcctctttggccgtcctcttgccctcctgccaggcagctccatctccaacatccttctaccaatatatccactatccctcctctgaacatgtccaaaccatctcagtctggcttctctgactttgtcgctaacacaggcaacatgagccgtccctctgatgtactcgttccttatcctgtctaacctggtcactcctaaggagaacctcaacatcttcatctccgctacctccatctcagcctcttgtctctgtctcactgctaccgtctctaacccatagagcagagctggtctcatcactgtcttgtacacctttcctttgagtcgtgctgacactcttctgtcacacaaaagataaaaagaaaagagaaaataaagcatagaaaatgaaaataattgtcAAATTGTCTAAGTGAAAATTATTCAGAAAAAATGCCTTTATGTCAGTGTCAACTTCTGCCAGTTATTTTCCGAGTGACATTATTTCggttctttttgcttttttattttcaaaaaccaatgtttttttgctttgttgtcCTTTATGCAGGCTATGGTTAATTACAAGTTTTCCTGTCAGCGAAATCTTTACCACTACTCTATTTTTATCTTACTACATATCAGTACATGATCATGGACTGACATGGCCAAGGTCATAGATTTAGTCTATCAGAAGAGAAAGGAAAACTATTTTTAGAAATTGTGAGTCTGGTCTGGTTGTGTCAATTTGCTTCACCTGCAGCTAACATTTTAACCTGAGGAAGAGCATGTCAAGtgaatatgcttttttttttattgctagggactgcttcttttttcttgttgtacCTCATATGTGGGACAGCAGCTGGTTTGCAGGACAATATCTCAGGCCAAAAAATGCAGCTGATTCTGCACTCAAAGCAGGTTTTTCATCTGGGGCATCTTAAGAGAAATATCTGACCTCAAGgttcaaaatgaaaattttaagcACTCTCTTCTTTTGTACATtatacatttaacccttgtgctatcctaggcactttaacattgggagttgggtcatctagacccaatagacagtgctctgaaccttttatcttcaatgatttgtgatcttcactggtgtccatggattacatgaaatctttccacctttatccacctttgtcatggtagggagaacacgtcaatgtaagggtggggtcatctaagatagcacaagggttaaaaatatgatgagatcaaatgttttttttatcattaccaGGACTAATTATTATAGAGTGGAAAGCAtcacatgtaaaaataaattgagcCTATATTAATGTTTGCCGCTGTCCTTTATAgaacttcatttgtttttttttaattttaaaggaaaatgttagCATAGCTAAACAGAATCTTGATAGGCGTGTAAAAGGATTGTTTCACTTACCGGTatgttagaaataaaaacagatttttgagagagaaaaagattTGCTTCAGATAATATAATGgagcattgttttttatttaacactttttttcctgGGCACAGCACCTACACAaacctaaacacacacaaacactgtaaATGCAGGAAGTGGAATAGCTGGAAGGCAACAGCTCCCCCTGCTGGTACAGATGACATTTAAACACCTGAAAAATGTGATAGGATCTCAAacaaaaatttcattttaatcCTCCGTGGATTTAATATTAATTCATTTAACAAGCACAACAAAAGTGAGTTCtccttggaaaaaaagaagcatgacaaatgaaaataaacaaacacacataaagcccaaatgatttaaaatTTGCATCTGCAAATTTGCGTCAGTGCTTCACCAGGCAGCCACAGTTACCATCTGGTCTTTGGACCTTCCTTGTGTTTGACAGCAGTCATTTACCTCCACTGTGATACTGTCTCTATGGACTGAAGCTGTAGTTAACAGTAGGAGTCAAACTAGTTACCATAGGTGACCTCTCCCCAAAGAACACTATATGTTTTCTGCCAGCAAACAGTAATTTACCTTCCACATTCAaggtttttatctattttcctgtccagggtgtctccAACCACACATTAGTGATTCAGACTGCCAATGATCACAGTTAATAAACCGTCCCAAGTTTCTGACTGTTTATATGATACTAAAAGAGGAAACTGTGTATATATgatcaaaatctaaaaaaaatgttcccactaatacaaaaaaaaaatagtgatgTACACACAATCTGAATTATGACCGGTGGCGCTTTTACAATTCAAATtccctatttttttattattttgcttaatgcaattgcattttttaatccTATATCTTTATTTGAGTATTAAGTTTATCCTCTTTGATTAAAATATCTACcttgtttttcttcagcttCAAAAGCCTCATAGTCTCATGGAGATAAAAAGAAGGTTGTCTTGAGTCTGCTTGACCCCAATTGTGTGTTTTCAGgtacaaacaaaagaataaaaaagataacTTAAGTTGCTGGCATCAAGCAGTGTTGTCTGTGTTTAAACAGGGCAGCAATAGGCATATGATGACTTGTGAATTTTCTCtgcaatttttttgtgcttataAAAACACACCCAAATGCTTATATGCATAAAAACCTGTTTGCTTTCTGCAGTTGAAATGGATCGGCCACATGTCACGAATGCCACACCTGTATCCCCTGACCGCGAGTTAAAATTCAAAGCAGAGTCATTAAACTCCACCAGCCCGTGGTGTTCACAAGCAGTTATTGTTTCAAAGCAGCCTCCCTGCATCTGCAATTCACTAATGAGTTCTAACAGTCCCCAGAAGTACAGTCAGATCACATTTTAAAGGGAAATGGGAGCTGTCAGTGCAAACCAGGTGTGGTTTTGATTTGGTCCTGTAGCCTGACTCCACTTTAGAGCAAATCTCTTCCACGGTGTttacatatttcacttttttgatgaaaataacaaatagtgtttttaaacatacaggttgaatggttaaaatcccCTGAAACCAGAGTAAGATCTAGGCTTTGCAAGTTTGGACTGTTTGTGTCAACACTATGGTGACCTGTTACTGTCTTTTCTACACACCATAAAATGTATTGAAGAAAGACACGACAGCTTGGATTTTATTGGAAATGATTTagttcaagcaatcaaagcagaaattatacaaaaacaagacatttcaATTTGACTCTATACAAATATATAGCAAACATGTATAATTAGTCATGAAAATTGATTGCAAAAAACACATACGTTCAAAATACACAtcattcaaaaatgtattcaaataaGAACAATAAGAACCTACACCTGAAAGAACCGAGGTCTCTTTTTATTTGGCCACATGTGGCAGATGTTAAAACTGCTGAATAAAAGTTTGGagtttatataaataaagtgggtcatttttatgctgatgacatgAGTGTTTATTCTATTCCAGCTATATCCATGATGCCATAAACAAATTACAAAATGCATTAAcgactttttaacatttttcagagCAACACTAAAGTAATGTTATTTTCTAATAGTAAAAGCAAGCAGAGGAACACAACCCACATAGTCACTAATGATGGCTCACTTAAGTTGCTAATGTTTTCAGATATTTGGGTTTATTAATCAATAACTTGTCTTTTAAGCTTCATGTTAACTATTTagttataataataaataaataataataatgtcgTCTTAAGTTAATTTTCTATTTCAGACACAAATTTGATTTTCCTTTCCATGCAAAGAGGAGACTTGTTGCAGCAACGTTTCTTCCTGTGTTGGATTACAGGGATATTTTACACACACATGCCCCAGTCCAGGCTTTACACATGTTTGATTCAGTTTTTCATGCTTCTTTACATTTCAGAGCAAACTCTGGTGCACAAACTCATAACTGTGATGTGTAGTTGTGAGTTGGATGGCCTCCTTTGGGAGCTCATTGGCTCATATATAGATTTATATAAGGGACTCATTGGGCTGTTCCCTTCATACCTGAGTGTGAGTCTTCAGCAGAGACTTGACAGACCTTAGGCTCTCAGCTCCCAGGATGTATACTCACAGTTTGTCCCCAGTGCCGAGGCAGCAAAGGCAAAGATGACTTTTCAGTATCAGACACCACGGACTGGATTTCTCTGCAAAGGGCAATTCAACTACCACATCTCACACCTTTGTCTTGGTTTGATGTCATTCTGAAAGACCTGGAGATGAAACCAATAGCATGTTGctgttttgaaatgtatttttaattgtataaaaTGTCTTCGGTTGTAATCTGTCTCTTGGCCAGTACTCTCTTGAAAAGGAGATCTGTGGATCTCAGTCGGactttctagtttaaataatggtttaaaaaaacatgcgcACAacctttgaactttttttttgctgtagacAAATACTGTAGCAATCATTTGAAAGGAGATATATATGTCCTATCTACAAATTTGCTTTAGTGTATGATTAGCATCAAATGGTAAATATTAGAAGTATTTCTGTCTTGGAAAGTAGAAGGATTTAGGTCTGGGTAACTGTAATCAGGTAAATTTGTACGTCTCTCTGGAAAAACCTTTAGTTTggaacattttattcatttatttattttactaaaaccaGATGTTGTggattttgaaaatgcaacattgcatttttaagctttttatttgatcaaggttgttatttaatgtaaaaatgctAAAGCTAGACAAAGATTGATTTCCAAAAATCAGTTTGTACACATTTCTAAGTGTTTATGTGCAATGTAACACTCAGCATTGGCCACTGAGTTGCCCAAATATTGGGCAAACGCCTATACTTTTcgtttattgttttcattttattcaactGAGTAATCACCTTTATGAAGTTTCTATACAAAATAGTTAGGTATCCAGAGCACATTTGCCTTAATGTAATTTGTATTTACTGAACAGTTTATTCTCTTGTGTGAATAGTTTCAAATCTTATGTGGAGTAAAATATGCTGCAACTGGTgaaaattttgattttctctGTATTTTAACTAGAATTTCCAGCTCTGGAAAAGTCATCAGCAGACCTGGCAGTGAGAAGGAAAACAAGCTTTAGTGGAATAGCTCATTGTACAGGAATCCCATAAACCTGCCTACTTAAAAGGAGCACACTTGAAAGAGGCTTTTCTCCAAGAAGGGACTTTGTTAGAATTACTGTGCAGAGGTGACATTATTTTGACACTCTGTATTTAGACACAGATCTTAGTTGGAGTCAGATGGCACTAAAAACAAGGCAGCTGCAAAAATGCTGAGCTTTTATCATAAacagtgatttgtttttttctttttttaaaaaaagaaagaaaagaactcTGACAGAAATTCATTCATGGCAGTGAACAACATTTCTTGACAGCATGCAACAGGAAGGTCTAATAGTTTGACTGTAAAACTGCAAACGCACAAAGTTCCAATGGAGAGTTAGAACTGTCCCATGATTGACCTAAGCGAGATCCCATGGTTATGTTTCACTTTGGGAAATTTGCTCTCATGTCACTCTGTCAGCTGTGCAACACCTCCATGACTTACCAATGTACGTCACCACACCATAGGTTTCAATTGTGTGGGTGTGACATTTGTGGTGACAGCTTGATAATTTTTGCAGACGAGCAACACATTTTCCCAACCAAAGGGCAGTGTTGGTCCCGTTATTGTTTTCAGATTTCATTATGATTCAATTTTTACTATAAATCAAATATAATAGGTTTGATCTTTAGTAGATTAAACCTATCCAGAGTTCATAATTTCATATGctttttccttaatataaaaatcataaaaattcTGGTCATGGTGAATGGTCTGGAGCATTGAGGCCTATTGTTTCGGTTTTTAATGGTGACTCATGACCTGCTCCAAAGGCTGAGGCTGCTTTCAAGGCTGTTAACTCTGGTCTGCAGGGTAGTCCTTCGTGCCTGTATAACATTTTACACGCACAAGTCAGACAGACCCaacccacgcacacacaactAAAAATGTGTTGTGCAAGAGTCcccaccaataaaaaaaaatgtctggcaAGCACATGAAGGTTCTTACTTGCTGAACTGAACTGTTCTCAATTGTAACATGATATCACTGTTTTTGGTGAGGCTATGACCACTACAGTCTtgccatgtttttttcattatattgcATAACATTGTCCTATCCAAACACATGAGTAAAATGTACCATCAGGGAATAAAACTGCCAGTGCTTTAGGGTTAATTCAGCTTTTAGTTCATTTGTTATCTGGTTTcataagaatttatttttattcccaGTAAAAGACTTGTTAGTTCTCACGTTGGCCGCTACTTGTTAGCTTAGCTTGAAGATAAACCTACAACTCAAAGGCAAGTTAAGCTAACATACCATAACATATGGTACTGCATGTCAGTcttctgttttttgctttttatcttttacaATATGACATACTGTATATGCAAAAATTTTAGAAGAGAAGGCgccaatttaaagacccactccaatgaaagtccTGTTTTCTCATGATATTGGACATATATTAGAAAAACTAAGcttaacattgcatttctgagtatctctttgttcaaatcattgtgacaAAGGGAATCAGTACTGACAAAAATAATGCAGTTCAAacaaagcttgtagttgtgatgtagaagctactacTGCAAACCACAAGTTCCATtctcatccacttgcagaaaaatagatcaatGTACCGgtacatcttcgttttcctcatctgagctggcatctgagtactgctggatagctcaaatattgctcgccatttttgttgcaccagtaaaaggctgggggggggggggggggggggggggactttaaACTTTTATTCAGCAGTTTTAACATCTGCCACATGTGGCCAAATAAAAAGAGACCTCGGTTCTTTCAGGTGTAGGTTCttattgtacttttttaaaaaaaacttcttatttgaatacatttttgaatgaTGTGTTTTTTGCAATCAATTTTCATGACTAATTATACATGTTTGCTATATATTTGTATAGAGTCAAATtgaaatgtcttgtttttgtataatttctgctttgattgcttgaactAAATCATTTCCAATACAATCCAAGCTGTCGTGTCTTTCTTCAATACATTTTATGGTGTGTAGAAAAGACAGTAACAGGTCACCATAGTGTTGACACAAACAGTCCAAGCTTGCAAATAAggattttattgatgttttttggaTAGTCAGAGCTTTATCTGtcaaattaaaacagtttttctttacctAATTTATTTCcgacactgaaaaaaaacacattttattctattttcaagtagatgctaaattgtGCTAAGATTGAAGCGGAAGCAGTTTGATGTATATTTGCATCAAATGTGGGCTTTTAAATTGTAATCATTtcagtacatttttattttgtttttttcttattaagtTAAATTGTGGATCAAGTTTCGGGCGTTCATATCATGCGATGTTTTAATTTGCAAGCTGTAGCTTACTGAAGGTaattacatgttttaaaaatgtagttttaagaGGAGGAGTAAAATATATAGCACAGAAAATAATGTGTTATATATGtgtgtggaggaaaaaaaaggaaatttggtTTAAATCCAATTGAAACCGTTTGAAACCTCAGTTTTTGAGATGTTTCTTCAGTACACGACATTTTACAGAGTGTTTTGTGCTCAACATGAGGAACACTTTACCTTACAAACACTCTGGTGCTGCATTCCAGGGTCTCCGTGTGATCATCTCATTCCCACAACAAAGGAGCCTTGCTCTCACCTCCAAATGTTTCCTCAAATGCCATGTTACATAATGCAGACACGCCTCTGTGACTCAAACTTTGTGGGAACCTGGTGcttttttacagccttaaaaacagacaggataATTTTACAGCAGACAAAGTATGCAGGACCCAACAGAGGTCCTGTAGGCATCAACAAAATCACATAAGGAGGGAAAGAAAGGAGGATAAATCCATTGATcaatttctttctcattttaaatCATAATATTTGAATACAGTTGGACTGTGCAGGGTAGGCAAATATGGTGAAATATATATAgtcatttcttttattcaaactttttggatttggacttttttccacagaagcatgttttttttttaggaatgcTTTGATCGTTTTCTCAAATAGTATGATAATGTCCCAGCCAAACAGCCTGCAGTGCCAGACATCTGACCAGCTGTGAAGTGGCTGAACCGCTGTCTTGTCTTGAGAGTGATCATGCTGTTTTCCTCACACAACTTCCTCTGCAACCACAGTTTCACCAACTGCTGAGGTTATAAACTAGCCTTTCAGTTGATCATACAGgtggttgataaaaaaaaaatacatgtaggAAAAGCTATTAGCGAAAAAGGAAGTAAACAAAAAGTGCTGCCACGGGCTGCTAGACACATAAAGTTTTTAACCGGTCAAAACAACATTCCAGCTGCTGAAGAATTCCATGAAGCCAAAAACATAGTGAGTTAATTTTTCCATGGAAACAGCGTGGTTTTCACATTATCTACTATTAGTCAGCACTCCTCAGATctcctgcaaaacaaaaaaggaaagaaacacgTGAACCTTTACACAAGCTCTTTTTAGCCCTCACTGCACCTCAGCACCCCTCCCCTTGAAATCTTTATAAATACTCAACTGAGAGTTCTGCAAGACCCCAGACACTTAACTGCACGGTCAAGGAGAATCAGGTGGGGAAAGTTGAGGAGAAATCTTTGCAATCTACTTTATCAGCTGATCCAGAATGTGGCTCCAAATAGCTCTCTACTTCTTCTACTTGTTCTGCCGAAATCAGGCTCAAAACCAAGCCTCTCTCAGCCGCCTTAATGACCCCAACGGACGCTGCCATTACACCTTCACTGTACCCAGTCCAATGGAAAGCAGCTGCTCTGGAAGCAGCACTAAACAAGAACTGAATGGAGTCCTGTCTCGGCTCACCTTGGTTGAAGCTCTGGTCAGTCGCCTGGTTGAAGGAGCGGATGGAGGCCGCGGTGCTGGGAGAGCAGAAGAGAGTCTCCAGGAAGCTTACAGCCTAGTTACTAGGGAAAGGAACCAGCTGCAGCAGGACAAGGAGCATTTGAGCCGGCAGGTCCAGAAGCTGGAGAGCAGCCTGGCTGAGCTGGAGCGGGAGGCGGAGAGCCTCAGGCAGAGATCCTGCCAACAGACAGAGGCTTCCGAGGGAGCTCTGTACAATTACAGACCTGCCAAAGGTATGCACTTCAAGGAGCCAATATacaaaaacaattcttttaataattttaataatttggtgtttttacattctgcttttctaatgtttttgtcTCGTGTAAAGATCTAGGTCGTTATTGTGAATTAGAATTGGTTCCTTAATTGACTTACCTGGtcaaataaaggttaaaatcaAACTAAGGACTGCGTCGTTTCCTCAAAGGAAACTTTAGCTATCCAAGGTTTTTAGTCAAGGAGCTGTGGAAAGAGCAGATTTATAACTTTACCCCTTCTTTTTAGATTCTGCTTGCTGGTTTTTAGCATTTCAAttagcaaaaatatttttttggaaacCATGGTGTTGCCTCGTTGATGTTTTGTTcacaaaacaattttaaaaagtaaatttcaaCATCAAAAACTGTCTCTACTGTGCCTCGCACAGACCCTGTACAACATGATTTGAGGAATGATGCCTATCAGGAGATGAAGGCCGAGGTGACAGAGCTCCCTGCATCCCGCCTGCTTCCTGAGGGAAATCTGAGCTTCACTGGTatgctgtgatgttttgggtgATGCAGAGGCAGTTATAACCATTTGTTTCTGAAGAAAATTCCCTTTTTATCTTCAGGATGTGGAGAGTTACTGTCTGTAGGAAACCCTGTGCTGCACCGGAAAGCTGAGAGTATCACTGGAAAGTATGGAGTGTGGCTGCAGGATCCCGACCCTCGGGGCCCCAGTTTCACCAACCAAACTGTGTGGCGCATTGATGCAGTGGGCACAGATGTGCGTCAGCTCTTTATGTTTGAAGACATGGAGCAGTTTTCCAAAGGCTTCCCCTCAAAAGTTCTGGTT
Coding sequences:
- the LOC101172528 gene encoding myocilin, which gives rise to MWLQIALYFFYLFCRNQAQNQASLSRLNDPNGRCHYTFTVPSPMESSCSGSSTKQELNGVLSRLTLVEALVSRLVEGADGGRGAGRAEESLQEAYSLVTRERNQLQQDKEHLSRQVQKLESSLAELEREAESLRQRSCQQTEASEGALYNYRPAKDPVQHDLRNDAYQEMKAEVTELPASRLLPEGNLSFTGCGELLSVGNPVLHRKAESITGKYGVWLQDPDPRGPSFTNQTVWRIDAVGTDVRQLFMFEDMEQFSKGFPSKVLVLPEPVESTGATVYKGSLYYQRRRSRTLIRYDLVSESVASRLDLPQAGFHGQHPYSWGGYTDIDLAVDEQGLWAIYSTNKAKGAIVISQLDPVSLQVKESWETKIRKNSVANAFMVCGRLYTVASYASTNTTINFMFDTATSEGRAISVPFKNKYRYNSMVDYNYAHRKLYAWDNFHMVTYDVRLGRPRHGGN